A genomic segment from Castor canadensis chromosome 1, mCasCan1.hap1v2, whole genome shotgun sequence encodes:
- the LOC109676029 gene encoding olfactory receptor 10AG1-like produces MNHEEIRGEDNISSVKQFVLLGFSDLPNLQGFLSGVFSIICIIILLGNILIIILTSLDLALQKPMYFFLANFSSLEICYVSVTLPRILVRIWTQKRSISLLNCATQMCFFLILGVTERFLLAVMAYDRYVAICNPLHYPLVVNPKNCIHLAASSWLGGIPFQIGQMCQIFCLHFCNSIQIDHFFCDIPLIIKVACGDTSGHELSVYAVATLFAVVPFMLTLGSYSKIISTILRLPTATGRDKAFSTCSSHFLVVVLFYGSASITDLRPKSNHSAGTDRLLSFLYHRDSHVQSNDIQS; encoded by the coding sequence ATGAACCATGAAGAGATCAGAGGAGAAGACAATATTTCCTCAGTGAAGCAATTTGTCCTATTGGGATTCTCTGACCTTCCAAACCTCCAAGGATTTTTATCTGGCGTGTTCTCTATTATTTGCATAATTATCCTACTTGGAAACATCCTCATAATTATATTAACTAGTCTTGACTTAGCACTACAGAAacccatgtatttttttctagcaAATTTTTCTTCCCTGGAAATCTGCTATGTATCAGTCACTCTCCCCAGGATTTTGGTCAGAATTTGGACTCAGAAAAGAAGCATTTCTTTGCTGAACTGTGCCACTCAAATGTGTTTCTTCCTTATACTGGGAGTTACTGAACGTTTTCTCTtggctgtgatggcctatgatcgTTATGTAGCAATCTGTAACCCTTTACACTATCCTCTGGTCGTGAACCCAAAGAATTGCATCCATCTGGCAGCCAGCTCCTGGCTTGGTGGAATCCCATTTCAGATAGGGCAGATGTGTCAAATATTCTGTTTGCATTTCTGTAATTCAATACAAATTGACCACTTCTTCTGTGATATACCCCTCATTATCAAGGTAGCCTGTGGGGACACTTCTGGGCATGAGCTGTCTGTCTATGCAGTAGCTACATTGTTTGCTGTGGTGCCTTTTATGCTGACACTTGGGTCATACAGCAAAATCATTTCCACAATTCTGAGATTGCCAACAGCCACAGGACGGGATAAGGCATTTTCCACATGTTCTTCCCACTTTCtggttgtggttttattttatggATCTGCTAGCATTACCGACTTAAGACCAAAATCCAATCATTCTGCAGGAACTGATAGACTACTCTCTTTTCTATACCATCGTGACTCCCATGTTCAATCCAATGATATACAATCTTAG